A single Populus nigra chromosome 13, ddPopNigr1.1, whole genome shotgun sequence DNA region contains:
- the LOC133670411 gene encoding uncharacterized protein LOC133670411: MEFFNQAKAVRLKSYHDKYLVADEDGETVRQSRDGSSRRARWTVELIQGNNHHIRLKSCRGKYLTASEEPLLLGMAGKKVVQDNMPVSVKDTAIDWEPRTEGFLVKLKTSRGKFLLANGRMPPWRNSVTHDTPRRTVTHDWVLWEVDVMDILETILPASQLSGASPLSDIGSQLVVSFSSSRLCIARESAMYIFEKATSVRLRSHHDKYLTADDDEETVSQERNGTVKNAKWTVEIVGHSNVICLKSCFGRYLTASNLPFFLGMTGKKVLQTLPERLDSSVEWEPIREGVQVRLRTRYGQYLRANGGVPPWRNHITHDIPHRTLTQDWILWDVDVVQIRVPDPATPPVQQQQQPPGEQSQTAPNSEASSPTTSPRFLCMQSDDSFEGSSVKNEGRAIHYRVAINVEGDVDENEELSFTFKGSMVEELKNKLEEETGLIDIQVCSRNPLNGKIYPLRLHLPPNNTEMHVVVVPSPGRG, encoded by the exons ATGGAATTCTTCAACCAAGCCAAAGCAGTGAGACTCAAGAGTTACCACGACAAGTACCTTGTTGCAGATGAGGATGGAGAAACTGTTCGGCAGAGCCGCGACGGATCATCACGAAGAGCCCGTTGGACAGTAGAGTTGATTCAAGGCAATAACCATCATATCCGACTAAAAAGTTGTCGTGGAAAGTATCTTACAGCCTCGGAGGAGCCATTGTTGCTAGGCATGGCAGGGAAGAAAGTGGTACAAGACAATATGCCAGTATCTGTAAAGGATACTGCGATTGATTGGGAACCAAGAACTGAAGGGTTTCTTGTCAAGTTAAAGACAAGTAGAGGCAAGTTCTTGCTTGCTAACGGACGCATGCCACCATGGAGAAACTCGGTCACACACGACACCCCACGTAGGACTGTAACACACGATTGGGTACTTTGGGAAGTGGATGTGATGGACATTCTCGAAACTATATTGCCTGCTTCGCAGCTCTCCGGTGCTTCACCGCTTTCCGATATAGGCTCCCAGTTGGTCGTTAGTTTTTCTAGCAGCAGACTTTGTATTGCAAGAGAG AGTGCTATGTATATTTTTGAAAAGGCAACCTCTGTTCGTCTTCGGAGTCACCATGACAAGTATCTTACAgcagatgatgatgaagaaaccGTTAGCCAAGAGCGCAATGGGACAGTGAAGAATGCGAAATGGACTGTGGAGATTGTCGGCCATAGCAATGTTATATGTTTGAAAAGTTGTTTTGGCAGATACTTGACAGCCAGTAACTTGCCGTTCTTTCTAGGAATGACAGGCAAGAAAGTGCTGCAAACTTTGCCTGAACGATTGGATTCTTCTGTGGAATGGGAGCCCATCAGGGAAGGCGTCCAGGTTAGGCTCAGGACGCGTTACGGGCAATATTTACGCGCAAATGGAGGCGTGCCACCTTGGAGAAATCATATAACACATGACATTCCTCATAGAACTTTGACGCAGGATTGGATTCTATGGGATGTGGATGTTGTACAGATAAGAGTCCCAGATCCTGCAACTCCGCCAgtacagcaacaacaacaaccacctGGTGAACAAAGTCAAACGGCACCGAATTCCGAGGCTAGTTCACCAACGACGTCCCCCAGATTTTTGTGCATGCAGTCCGATGATTCTTTCGAAGGTTCGTCGGTGAAAAATGAAGGCAGGGCCATACATTACCGTGTGGCCATTAATGTAGAAGGTGATGTTGACGAAAATGAAGAACTTTCCTTCACATTTAAGGGAAGCATGGTGGAGGAATTGAAGAATAAGTTGGAAGAAGAGACAGGGCTCATTGATATCCAAGTTTGCTCCAGGAATCCATTGAATGGGAAGATCTATCCCCTTCGCTTACATCTTCCACCAAACAACACAGAAATGCATGTTGTTGTCGTTCCCTCTCCAGGGAGAGGTTAG
- the LOC133671231 gene encoding beta-glucuronosyltransferase GlcAT14B-like: protein MKRLKSYYMHLRHHQNMERKWIFPLAIGSIVSLFLLFLTAITTSDGMSLFPFYRSFSSFSSKFVETKIHPIPTSNLPPPPRFAYLISGSAGDGSMLKRTLQALYHPNNQYVVHLDRESSDEERLDLSNFVKDHPVFLRFGNVRMITKANLVTYRGPTMVANTLHAAAILLREGGDWDWFINLSASDYPLVTQDDLLHTFSYLPRDLNFIDHTSNIGWKEFQRAKPVIIDPGLYMTKKADVFWITQRRSVPTAFKLFTGSAWMALSRPFIDYTIWGWDNLPRTVLMYYANFISSPEGYFHTVICNAQEFLNTTVNSDLHFISWDNPPKQHPHHLNLADMQRMIDSNAPFARKFPQDDPVLDKIDSELLSRSPGMFTPGGWCVGSRENGTDPCSAIGNTTVLRPGPGAKRLETMISTLLSNENFRPRQCK from the exons ATGAAGAGATTGAAAAGCTACTACATGCACCTACGCCACCACCAAAACATGGAAAGGAAATGGATCTTTCCGTTAGCTATTGGCTCTATAGTCTCCCTTTTCCTCCTCTTCCTTACAGCAATCACCACCTCAGACGGCATGTCTCTGTTTCCTTTCTACCgttccttctcttctttcaGCTCTAAATTTGTTGAAACTAAAATCCACCCGATACCCACTTCAAATCTCCCTCCACCCCCTCGATTTGCCTACTTAATCTCTGGCTCTGCCGGTGATGGCAGCATGTTGAAGCGGACCTTACAAGCTCTCTACCATCCCAACAACCAATACGTTGTTCATTTGGACAGGGAATCCTCGGACGAGGAGAGATTAGATCTAAGCAATTTTGTTAAAGACCATCCTGTTTTTCTCAGGTTTGGTAACGTAAGAATGATTACTAAAGCTAATCTTGTTACCTATAGAGGACCCACTATGGTGGCTAATACATTACATGCTGCTGCTATCTTGTTGAGAGAAGGTGGGGATTGGGATTGGTTTATTAATCTTAGTGCATCTGATTATCCACTTGTTACACAGGATG ATCTGTTGCACACATTTTCATATCTGCCAAGGgatcttaattttattgatcATACAAGTAACATTGGATGGAAAGA GTTTCAAAGGGCAAAGCCGGTAATTATAGATCCGGGGTTGTATATGACAAAGAAGGCTGATGTTTTTTGGATTACGCAGAGGAGGAGTGTCCCAACagcatttaaattatttacag GTTCTGCCTGGATGGCGCTGTCTCGGCCTTTTATTGATTATACCATATGGGGATGGGACAATTTACCTCGAACAGTGCTAATGTACTATGCAAACTTTATATCTTCCCCAGAAGGTTACTTCCACACTGTCATTTGCAATGCTCAAGAATTTCTAAACACCACTGTGAACAGCGACCTGCATTTCATATCTTGGGACAACCCACCGAAGCAGCATCCACATCACCTCAACCTTGCTGACATGCAAAGGATGATTGACAGCAATGCTCCATTTGCTAGAAAGTTCCCCCAAGACGATCCTGTGCTTGACAAGATTGATTCTGAGCTCCTGTCTCGTAGTCCAGGCATGTTTACTCCTGGTGGTTGGTGTGTAGGAAGCAGGGAGAATGGGACCGATCCATGCTCTGCTATCGGTAATACAACTGTCCTGAGACCTGGCCCTGGAGCTAAAAGGTTGGAGACAATGATCAGCACTCTGCtatcaaatgaaaattttcgaCCAAGGCAGTGCAAATAG
- the LOC133671050 gene encoding HIPL1 protein, translating into MDGIPSIIFLFCNMLLLTRYGSSYPLCTDLRSPFIPKSPLAFCQYSGSVCCNSTEDVELQKQFKSLNVSGYGCASFLKSTLCSRCDPFSAELYRIVSAPRVVPVLCNSTVSVNSSQSQLAATDFCSRVWDECHNLSISNSPFAIDKGGSVVNSSSKLTELWESKGAFCNEFGGASDDGSVCFDGGPVSLNSSESPSLPSGICLEKIANGSYLNMVAHPDGSNRVFIANQPGKIWLATVPAEGSGETLGIDESNPFLDLTDEVYYDTALGMMGIAFHPKFQQNGRFFASFNCDKVKWPECSGRCSCNSDMGCDPSKLPSENGAQPCQYYSIIAEFSANGTSSQLSLATSVQPQEVRRIFTMGLPFTAHHGGQILFGPEDGYLYFMMGDGGSIGDPYNFSQNKKSLLGKIMRLDIDNIPSGQMITDLGLWGNYSVPGDNAFSEDKGLEPEIWALGLRNPWRCSFDAERPSYFLCADVGQDQYEEVDLITKGGNYGWRVYEGQFLYHPPTAPGGNTSVSSINPIFPVMGYNHSEVNNEEGSASITGGYFYRSMTDPCMYGRYLFSDLYAGAIWAGTENPKDSGNFTSTKLPVSCAHDTPIPCTTAAGSSFPSLGFIFSFGQDNRKDMFILASSGVYRIARPSRCSYVCSMENVTAPVPSSPSPSPSAGKRLRKPLTVLLNILFSASLLILLNFQHIQYL; encoded by the exons ATGGATGGTATTCCTTCAATCATCTTCTTGTTCTGTAACATGCTGCTTCTTACTCGTTATGGTTCTTCATATCCGTTGTGCACTGATTTAA GGTCTCCCTTTATCCCGAAATCACCTCTCGCTTTCTGTCAATACAGTGGAAGCGTTTGCTGTAACTCCACTGAAGATGTAGAATTGCAGAAACAGTTTAAATCATTGAACGTTTCTGGTTATGGCTGTGCTTCTTTTCTGAAATCAACACTCTGCTCA AGATGTGATCCGTTTTCAGCTGAGCTTTATAGAATTGTATCGGCTCCTCGAGTAGTTCCTGTCCTTTGCAATTCCACAGTTTCTGTAAACTCATCCCAGTCCCAACTTGCTGCTACAGACTTTTGCTCAAGAGTTTGGGATGAATGCCATAATTTATCCATATCAAATTCTCCTTTCGCAATAGACAAAGGTGGATCTGTGGTTAATTCTTCTTCCAAACTGACGGAATTATGGGAGTCAAAGGGTGCTTTCTGTAATGAGTTTGGAGGAGCTTCTGATGATGGTTCGGTATGTTTCGATGGTGGACCAGTTTCACTAAACAGTTCTGAAAGTCCAAGTCTCCCTAGTGGTATCTGCCTTGAGAAGATTGCGAACGGATCCTACCTTAATATGGTAGCTCATCCGGATGGTTCAAACCGTGTCTTCATAGCAAACCAACCGGGTAAGATTTGGTTGGCTACGGTTCCTGCTGAGGGATCAGGAGAAACTCTAGGGATTGATGAATCAAACCCTTTTCTTGATTTGACCGACGAAGTATATTATGATACTGCATTGGGGATGATGGGAATAGCTTTTCAtccaaaatttcaacaaaatgGACGTTTCTTTGCTTCTTTTAACTGTGATAAGGTAAAATGGCCGGAATGTTCAGGAAGATGTTCATGTAACTCTGATATGGGATGTGATCCTTCAAAGCTTCCGTCTGAGAATGGAGCGCAACCTTGTCAGTATTACAGCATCATAGCAGAGTTCAGTGCAAATGGCACCTCATCGCAACTTTCCTTG GCAACGAGTGTGCAACCACAGGAAGTCAGAAGAATATTTACCATGGGCTTGCCATTTACTGCCCATCATGGTGGTCAGATACTTTTTGGACCTGAAGATGGATATTTGTACTTTATGATGGGAGATGGTGGAAGTATTGGTGATCCTTACAATTTTTCACAAAACAAGAAATCATTGCTTGGAAAAATTATGAGGCTGGACATAGACAACATTCCAA GTGGCCAAATGATCACTGACCTAGGCCTGTGGGGAAATTACTCTGTCCCTGGAGATAATGCATTTTCTGAAGACAAGGGATTGGAGCCTGAAATCTGGGCACTAGGATTAAGAAATCCTTGGCGATGCTCTTTTGATGCAGAGAGGCCTTCCTACTTTCTCTGTGCAGATGTTGGCCAG GATCAATATGAAGAGGTAGATCTCATCACCAAGGGTGGTAACTACGGATGGCGTGTTTATGAGGGTCAATTTCTGTACCATCCCCCAACTGCTCCAGGGGGGAATACATCTGTGAGTTCCATAAATCCAATTTTTCCTGTAATGGGATACAACCACTCAGAAGTAAACAATGAAGAAGGATCTGCATCAATTACAGGAGGCTATTTCTATCGATCGATGACTGATCCATGCATGTATGGAAG ATACCTTTTTTCAGATCTGTACGCTGGAGCAATATGGGCTGGAACGGAGAACCCGAAAGATAGCGGGAACTTCACAAGCACTAAGCTTCCTGTTAGTTGTGCCCATGACACTCCTATCCCATGCACGACGGCAGCAGGGAGTTCTTTCCCTTCACTGGGATTCATATTCTCTTTTGGTCAGGATAACAGGAAGGACATGTTCATTTTAGCCAGCAGTGGTGTATACAGAATAGCTCGTCCTAGCAGATGCAGTTACGTTTGCTCAATGGAGAATGTCACAGCTCCTGTTCCCtcctccccttccccttccccttctgcCGGAAAACGTCTCAGAAAGCCACTAACAGTGCTGCTAAATATTCTTTTCTCTGCTTCGTTGttgatattattaaactttcaaCATATACAATATCTGTAA
- the LOC133671007 gene encoding pentatricopeptide repeat-containing protein At5g39980, chloroplastic gives MSPLSLPATSMQVLDPLPSSNIFLPLLPLIKIHIYTTISRKPRRRARSLLLYAARKDIWTRNTTTVPYRRKQRQEPVYLDHSVDMTELLLSISQTQNEQQLYSLLSPYKDRQLSIRFMVSVISRESDWQRSLALLDWINDIARYSPSVFAYNVVLRNVLRAKQWDHAHGLFDEMRNRALAPDRYTYSTLITHFGKAGMFDASLFWLQQMEQDRVSGDLVLYSNLIELSRKLCDYSKAISIFMRLKRSGIMPDLVAYNSMINVFGKAKLFREAKLLMKEMREVGVMPDTVSYSTLLSVYVENEKFVEALSVFAEMNEAKCPLDLTTCNVMIDVYGQLDMAKEADRLFWSMRKMGIEPNVVSYNTLLRVYGETELFGEAIHLFRLMQKKDIEQNVVTYNTMIKVYGKSLEHEKATNLMQEMQNRGIEPNAITYSTIISIWGKAGKLDRAAMLFQKLRSSGVEIDQVLYQTMIVAYERSGLVAHAKRLLHELKHPDSIPRETAIKILARAGRIEEATWVFRQAFDAGEVKDISVFGCMVDLFSRNRKPANVIEVFEKMRGAGYFPDSNVIALVLNAYGKLHEFEKADALYKEMQEEECVFPDEVHFQMLSLYGARKDFMMIEALFERLDSDPNINKKELHLVVASIYERKNRLNDASRIMNRMSKGGVLRSPA, from the coding sequence ATGTCTCCCCTCTCGTTACCTGCTACTTCCATGCAAGTACTAGATCCCCTCCCATCTTCCAACATCTTCCTCCCACTTTTACCCCTAATCAAGATCCATATTTACACCACCATCTCAAGAAAACCCAGAAGAAGAGCCCGCTCTCTCCTCCTGTATGCAGCCAGAAAAGATATCTGGACAAGAAACACAACGACAGTACCTTACCGTAGAAAACAAAGACAAGAACCGGTTTATTTAGACCACAGTGTAGATATGACTGAGCTATTACTCTCAATTAGCCAAACCCAAAACGAGCAACAACTATACTCTTTATTATCGCCTTATAAAGACAGGCAACTCTCAATTCGATTCATGGTTTCAGTTATCTCTCGCGAATCTGACTGGCAAAGATCCCTTGCCcttcttgattggattaatGATATCGCACGGTATTCCCCATCTGTGTTTGCATACAATGTTGTTCTGCGTAATGTTTTAAGGGCTAAGCAATGGGACCATGCCCATGGCCTGTTTGACGAAATGCGTAACCGAGCTCTTGCACCGGATAGATATACGTATTCCACTTTGATAACCCATTTTGGGAAAGCGGGCATGTTTGATGCTTCCCTATTTTGGCTTCAACAAATGGAACAAGACCGTGTTTCGGGTGATCTTGTTTTGTATAGTAATTTGATTGAGCTTTCAAGGAAGTTGTGTGATTATTCTAAGGCTATTTCGATATTTATGAGGCTGAAAAGGAGTGGGATCATGCCGGATTTAGTTGCATATAATTCGATGATTAATGTATTTGGAAAAGCTAAGTTGTTTAGAGAGGCAAAGTTGTTGATGAAGGAGATGAGGGAAGTGGGGGTTATGCCTGATACAGTTAGTTATTCTACACTGTTAAGTGTTTATGTTGAGAATGAGAAGTTTGTTGAGGCCTTGTCTGTTTTTGCAGAGATGAATGAGGCCAAGTGCCCGCTTGATCTCACGACGTGTAATGTCATGATTGATGTTTATGGGCAGCTTGATATGGCTAAGGAAGCGGATAGGTTGTTTTGGAGCATGAGAAAGATGGGAATTGAACCAAATGTTGTTAGTTATAATACCCTCTTGAGAGTTTATGGAGAGACCGAGCTTTTTGGTGAAGCTATTCATTTATTTAGGTTGATGCAGAAGAAGGATATTGAGCAGAATGTTGTCACTTATAATACCATGATTAAGGTTTATGGGAAATCACTTGAGCATGAAAAGGCCACAAATCTTATGCAGGAAATGCAGAATAGAGGAATTGAACCAAATGCCATTACATACTCAACAATCATTTCTATTTGGGGTAAGGCAGGGAAATTGGACAGGGCAGCAATGTTGTTTCAAAAGCTGAGAAGTTCAGGGGTTGAGATCGATCAAGTCCTTTATCAGACAATGATTGTGGCTTATGAACGTTCAGGTTTGGTTGCTCATGCTAAGCGACTGCTTCACGAGCTCAAACACCCAGACAGTATCCCTAGGGAAACTGCTATTAAAATTCTTGCCAGAGCTGGTAGAATAGAAGAGGCCACATGGGTTTTTCGTCAGGCTTTTGATGCTGGGGAGGTGAAGGATATATCTGTGTTTGGATGCATGGTTGATCTTTTTTCAAGGAACAGAAAACCTGCAAATGTGATTGAGGTGTTTGAAAAGATGAGGGGAGCTGGATACTTTCCTGATTCTAATGTGATTGCTCTTGTTCTGAATGCTTACGGGAAGTTGCATGAATTTGAGAAGGCGGATGCTTTATATAAAGAAATGCAGGAAGAAGAATGTGTTTTTCCAGATGAAGTTCATTTCCAGATGCTGAGTTTATACGGTGCAAGAAAAGACTTTATGATGATTGAGGCCTTGTTCGAGAGGCTGGATTCTGATCCTAACATTAACAAGAAAGAGTTGCATCTTGTTGTTGCCAgcatttatgaaagaaaaaatagattaaatgaTGCATCACGGATTATGAACAGGATGAGTAAAGGAGGCGTTTTGAGATCACCAGCATAG